From Gordonia crocea, the proteins below share one genomic window:
- a CDS encoding flotillin family protein: MTTLIPAIGAAAVLLILFILLLLSRYRVPGAEEAFIVTGTGKGHQGKVYRGTGTFVLPVVQKATRVQLSSVKADLDTSTPANDGIELKVRGVAVVKVGDTPEDILKAGPRFGDDLMRINALVTEQLSGELRSIVGTMTAKSILVDRQQLVDQVAQSIKEILSNQGLVLDSFSINDVQDSDGQYFSDLAAKERSDQAAIAAQSRAVAHRVAEQSRIENEQAIIEQQRELDIQRETARQATDRASAEADAVRPLVEAERRRVQVEKDNEVAAQQAKLRDTELDAEVRRPAEAELYAAQQRAEAKKAEITAEAEARAAGIRITGEAEAQALEMRAEALGKLDQVGQLELVLSKLPEIVRAASEPLGEANITLVGDSVDPLTRGAGAGLASGLEVIRGTTGVDIAGLLNDLGDKVIGSGNNSAARDDVSGDQNA; the protein is encoded by the coding sequence ATGACGACACTGATCCCCGCCATCGGGGCTGCTGCCGTACTTCTCATCCTGTTCATCCTGCTGCTGCTGTCCCGCTACCGCGTGCCCGGCGCCGAAGAGGCGTTCATCGTCACCGGTACCGGCAAGGGCCACCAGGGCAAGGTCTACCGGGGAACCGGGACATTCGTGCTCCCCGTGGTCCAGAAGGCCACCCGCGTCCAACTGTCGTCGGTCAAAGCCGACCTGGACACCTCGACGCCCGCCAACGACGGCATCGAGCTGAAGGTCCGCGGCGTGGCCGTGGTCAAGGTCGGCGACACCCCCGAGGACATCCTCAAGGCCGGTCCGCGTTTCGGTGACGACCTCATGCGGATCAACGCGCTGGTCACCGAACAGCTTTCCGGTGAACTCCGCTCGATCGTCGGCACCATGACCGCCAAGAGCATCCTCGTGGACCGCCAACAGCTCGTCGACCAGGTCGCCCAGTCGATCAAGGAGATCCTGTCGAACCAGGGCCTGGTCCTCGACAGCTTCTCGATCAACGACGTGCAGGACTCCGACGGCCAGTACTTCAGCGACCTCGCGGCCAAAGAGCGATCGGATCAGGCCGCCATCGCGGCCCAGTCGCGCGCCGTTGCCCACCGCGTCGCCGAGCAGAGCCGGATCGAGAACGAGCAGGCCATCATCGAGCAGCAGCGCGAGCTCGACATCCAGCGCGAGACCGCCCGCCAGGCCACCGATCGCGCCTCGGCGGAGGCCGACGCGGTGCGTCCGCTCGTCGAGGCCGAGCGGCGCCGGGTCCAGGTGGAGAAGGACAACGAGGTTGCCGCCCAGCAGGCGAAGCTGCGCGACACCGAGCTCGACGCCGAGGTCCGGCGGCCGGCCGAGGCGGAGCTTTACGCCGCCCAGCAGCGGGCCGAGGCCAAGAAGGCCGAGATCACCGCGGAGGCCGAGGCCCGCGCGGCCGGTATCCGCATCACCGGTGAGGCCGAGGCACAGGCCCTCGAGATGCGCGCCGAGGCCCTGGGCAAGCTCGACCAGGTCGGTCAGCTCGAGCTGGTGCTGAGCAAGCTGCCCGAGATCGTCCGGGCCGCCTCCGAGCCGCTCGGCGAGGCGAACATCACCCTCGTCGGCGATTCTGTCGACCCGCTGACCCGCGGTGCCGGTGCCGGCCTGGCCAGCGGCCTCGAGGTGATTCGCGGCACCACCGGTGTCGACATCGCCGGCCTGCTGAACGACCTCGGCGACAAGGTCATCGGCTCCGGAAACAACAGCGCTGCGCGCGACGACGTATCGGGCGACCAGAACGCCTGA
- a CDS encoding SulP family inorganic anion transporter encodes MEPTHDLTTRLRSILRYDVPASIVVFLVALPLSLGIAIASGAPVAAGLIAGVIGGIVAGALGGSVVQVSGPAAGLTVVVAESISRFGFAATCFIVAAAGLLQIAFGLSRVARSALAVAPVVVHAMLAGIGITIALQQAHVLLGGTSHSGAWENLTALPGQVMSLHGASAVLGLLVIAVMFGWKYMPAKVRAVPAALAAILLATIVSLVAPVDVARVQIDGSLFDSLGLPEIPSGSWGAIALTIVTIALIASVESLLSAVAVDKLHTGPRADFDREMIGQGAANTVSGLIGGLPITGVIVRSSTNVAAGARTRASAVLHGVWLLVFSVFLVSVVEQIPLAALAGLLIVIGTQLVKLSHVRLAHLTGDLVVYAATLLGVVFLNLLEGVLIGLAIAAVQLIIRVVRIAVHVDEIAGTGRWLVRIDGSATFLSLPRLTASLATVPAGVPVTVEMTVDFLDHAAHEAIEDWMIAHRATGGSVDLVEIGEARMSRAAVERPSRSMGRAVLDDVLGPWQAAQNRAAFGSDAPSASLVAGVANYNRGHSHLLRPHLEEMKSGQDPEAFFLTCADSRIVPNVITCSGPGDLFTVRNVGNLVPGSDDASVDAALAFAVDVLGVRAVVVCGHSSCGAMAGLLSGVSAGSGIDRWLEHGKSSVERFRAGDPVARAADDAGFAEVDQLSMVNVAVQVEKLRAHPAVQRAVAERGLVVSGMFFDLATARVVEVTPHGLSHIDAQADVLDQLRPSGEVAQLPG; translated from the coding sequence ATGGAACCGACTCATGATCTGACCACCCGGCTACGGTCGATACTGCGCTACGACGTCCCAGCGTCGATCGTCGTGTTCCTGGTGGCGTTGCCGCTGTCCCTCGGAATCGCGATCGCCTCGGGGGCTCCCGTCGCGGCGGGTCTGATCGCCGGGGTGATCGGCGGGATCGTGGCCGGCGCCCTTGGCGGATCGGTCGTCCAAGTCAGTGGCCCGGCGGCCGGCCTGACCGTCGTCGTCGCCGAATCGATCAGCCGGTTCGGTTTTGCCGCAACGTGTTTCATCGTCGCGGCGGCCGGACTCCTCCAGATCGCCTTCGGCCTCAGCCGCGTCGCCCGCTCGGCTTTGGCGGTGGCCCCGGTGGTTGTTCACGCGATGCTCGCCGGAATCGGCATCACGATCGCCCTGCAACAGGCGCATGTGCTGCTCGGCGGCACGTCGCACAGCGGTGCCTGGGAGAACCTCACCGCGCTGCCCGGCCAGGTGATGTCCCTGCACGGCGCCTCGGCCGTCCTCGGTCTCCTCGTCATCGCGGTCATGTTCGGGTGGAAGTACATGCCCGCCAAAGTCCGCGCCGTCCCGGCCGCACTCGCGGCGATCCTGCTGGCGACGATCGTGTCGCTGGTCGCGCCGGTGGACGTCGCCCGGGTGCAGATCGACGGATCCCTCTTCGATTCGCTCGGCCTGCCGGAAATCCCCTCGGGGAGTTGGGGTGCCATCGCCCTGACCATCGTCACGATCGCGCTGATCGCCAGTGTCGAGAGCCTGCTGTCAGCGGTGGCCGTGGACAAGCTCCACACCGGCCCGCGGGCCGACTTCGACCGGGAGATGATCGGACAGGGGGCGGCGAACACTGTTTCCGGCCTGATCGGCGGTCTGCCAATCACCGGTGTCATCGTCCGCAGCTCGACCAACGTGGCCGCGGGCGCCCGGACCCGGGCCTCGGCGGTCCTCCACGGCGTGTGGCTGCTGGTGTTCTCGGTGTTCCTCGTGTCGGTGGTCGAGCAGATTCCGCTCGCTGCCCTGGCCGGCCTGCTCATCGTCATCGGCACCCAGCTGGTCAAGCTGTCGCACGTCCGCCTGGCGCACCTGACCGGCGACCTCGTCGTCTACGCGGCGACGCTCCTCGGCGTCGTATTCCTGAACCTGCTGGAGGGGGTGCTGATCGGCCTGGCCATCGCCGCGGTGCAGCTGATCATCCGGGTGGTCCGGATTGCCGTCCACGTCGACGAGATCGCCGGTACCGGCCGCTGGTTGGTGCGGATCGACGGTTCGGCCACCTTCCTGTCCCTGCCCCGTCTCACCGCGAGTCTGGCGACCGTACCGGCCGGTGTGCCGGTGACGGTCGAGATGACGGTCGACTTCCTCGACCACGCGGCCCACGAGGCGATCGAAGACTGGATGATCGCCCACCGGGCGACCGGCGGGTCGGTCGACCTCGTCGAGATCGGGGAGGCCCGGATGAGCCGGGCCGCGGTGGAACGCCCGTCTCGCAGCATGGGGCGCGCCGTCCTCGACGACGTCCTGGGACCGTGGCAGGCGGCGCAGAACCGCGCCGCATTCGGATCTGATGCGCCGTCGGCCTCACTCGTCGCCGGCGTCGCGAACTACAACCGGGGCCATTCCCACCTGCTGCGGCCGCATTTGGAGGAAATGAAGTCCGGCCAGGATCCGGAGGCGTTCTTCCTGACCTGTGCCGACTCCCGGATCGTGCCCAACGTGATCACGTGCAGCGGACCGGGCGACCTGTTCACCGTCCGCAACGTCGGGAATCTGGTGCCCGGCAGCGACGACGCCTCGGTCGACGCCGCACTGGCTTTCGCGGTCGACGTGTTGGGCGTCCGCGCGGTCGTGGTGTGCGGGCACTCGTCGTGCGGCGCGATGGCGGGTCTCCTCTCCGGCGTCTCGGCCGGGTCGGGCATCGACCGCTGGCTCGAACACGGGAAGTCCAGTGTCGAGCGGTTCCGCGCCGGCGACCCGGTGGCACGGGCCGCCGACGATGCCGGCTTCGCCGAGGTGGATCAACTGAGCATGGTCAACGTCGCCGTCCAGGTGGAGAAGCTGCGAGCGCACCCGGCCGTGCAGCGCGCGGTAGCCGAGCGCGGGCTGGTGGTGTCGGGGATGTTCTTCGACCTCGCCACCGCGCGGGTCGTCGAGGTGACCCCGCACGGGTTGTCCCACATCGATGCGCAGGCCGACGTCCTCGACCAGCTGCGGCCCTCGGGAGAGGTTGCCCAGCTGCCTGGCTAA
- a CDS encoding universal stress protein, which produces MTTVNAPIVVAVDGSDPALQAVRWAAAAAARENRPLRVVSVVEPAVPQAGYGIVTAQAYVDASRAFAEGAVDLARDVSAEAAPTATVTGDVLDGRPALVLREVSEHAHVVVLGRRGLGGAEGLALGSVTADLAAHGQSPVVVVPEDTPTAGPVVVGVDGSPVSTGAIRTAFEQADFLGVPLIAVHAFGERGLALENLSEEQRRRISDEAVEALGSQLAGGLEDHPDVSVETVVAAAGPAQQILDAAREAQLVVVGSRGRGGFRGLLLGSTSQAVLHTAPCAVMIVRD; this is translated from the coding sequence GTGACGACGGTGAATGCACCGATTGTGGTGGCGGTGGACGGGTCGGATCCCGCATTGCAGGCGGTTCGGTGGGCGGCAGCGGCCGCCGCACGGGAGAACCGCCCGCTGCGAGTGGTCAGCGTGGTGGAGCCGGCGGTTCCGCAGGCCGGTTACGGCATCGTGACGGCGCAGGCCTACGTCGATGCCTCGCGTGCCTTCGCCGAGGGAGCCGTGGACCTGGCGCGTGACGTGAGCGCCGAAGCGGCGCCCACCGCGACGGTGACCGGCGATGTCCTCGACGGCCGCCCGGCGCTCGTCCTGCGCGAGGTGTCCGAGCATGCACACGTCGTCGTGCTCGGGCGCCGGGGCCTTGGCGGCGCCGAAGGCCTGGCGTTGGGATCGGTGACCGCCGACCTCGCCGCCCACGGTCAGTCCCCGGTCGTCGTCGTCCCCGAGGACACACCCACCGCCGGGCCCGTCGTCGTGGGCGTCGACGGCTCGCCGGTGTCGACCGGGGCGATCCGGACCGCCTTCGAGCAGGCCGACTTCCTGGGAGTCCCGCTGATCGCGGTGCACGCCTTCGGGGAACGCGGTCTGGCCCTGGAAAATCTCAGCGAGGAGCAGCGCCGCCGGATCAGCGACGAGGCGGTCGAGGCGCTCGGATCCCAACTCGCCGGCGGCTTGGAAGACCACCCGGACGTGTCGGTCGAGACGGTGGTGGCCGCCGCGGGTCCCGCTCAGCAGATTCTCGACGCGGCGCGCGAGGCGCAGCTGGTCGTGGTGGGCAGTCGGGGCCGCGGCGGGTTCC
- a CDS encoding SDR family oxidoreductase, whose amino-acid sequence MASNNDKTALVTGASSGIGLEVARQLAARGYRVIGTSRNPDTVPDDKRIPGVEYVALDLADRQSIKACAAAVGDVDIVVHNAGESQSGPVEELPDEAVDRLFQTNVFGAVQLTQPLLPHMRAQGYGRVITVGSMLASFPLAHRGSYTAAKAALKGFALAARQELSPFGVWVSHVEPGSIATGIGERRTHYIADDSPYRDDYDTMIRHLDANEQAGISPAKVAATIVSAIEADRPREFYAVGSNAPLVFTLKRLVPRRLVTTMVARRHGLKR is encoded by the coding sequence GTGGCATCGAACAACGACAAGACCGCATTGGTCACCGGGGCGTCGTCGGGCATCGGGCTCGAGGTCGCGCGCCAACTGGCCGCCCGCGGATACCGCGTCATTGGGACCAGCCGCAACCCGGACACGGTGCCGGACGACAAGCGCATCCCGGGTGTGGAATACGTCGCCCTGGACCTGGCGGACCGCCAGTCGATCAAGGCATGCGCCGCAGCGGTCGGCGACGTCGACATCGTGGTGCACAACGCGGGGGAGAGCCAGTCCGGGCCGGTCGAGGAACTGCCCGACGAGGCGGTGGACCGGTTGTTCCAGACCAACGTCTTCGGGGCGGTCCAGCTGACACAGCCGCTGCTCCCGCACATGCGGGCACAGGGCTACGGCCGGGTCATCACCGTCGGCTCGATGCTAGCCAGCTTCCCGCTCGCACACCGTGGTTCATACACGGCGGCCAAGGCGGCACTAAAGGGCTTCGCGTTGGCGGCGCGACAGGAGTTGTCGCCGTTCGGGGTCTGGGTCAGCCACGTGGAGCCGGGCTCGATCGCCACCGGCATCGGCGAGCGCCGCACCCACTACATCGCCGACGACTCGCCCTACCGCGACGACTACGACACGATGATCCGCCACCTCGACGCCAACGAGCAGGCCGGCATCTCACCGGCCAAGGTGGCCGCGACCATCGTGTCGGCGATCGAGGCCGATCGGCCGCGCGAGTTCTACGCGGTGGGTTCCAACGCCCCACTCGTCTTCACCCTGAAACGACTTGTCCCGCGCCGCCTGGTCACCACGATGGTGGCCCGGCGGCACGGGCTCAAGCGTTAG